gacgtggcaatcaattggAAAAAAAggctaatcgattaggaggtGAAAATTAGCTCGAAGAGAATCCATATAAAGGGAGTTCATGCAGATTTCCACACACCAATTCTTGAAGGGTTAAGGaagaagtgttgttgcattttcaACTAAACaagagacaactcaaggaataagAAAGCGCTCAAAGCAAAATTCATGTAAAGTTGTATATTCATTGTATTCTCTTTCATTTCTTATATTTCTCGTGCTTAatattgtatgaggtttctccacctccggaggAATTCCGATAAAGAGATTTTCATAGTAAATATGTGAGAGAGAGCCGGATCATTCAATTAGTTACCTCAAGAAGGTGACTAAGTAAATCAAAGACGTTAACTTTGTGGAGTCTTCGTTTCAATTTTCTACTATAAATCATCTTCAAAGAAGCgaacgaagctattcaccccttctaACTCTCTACATGTCCTAATAAGAAGTGGGATGAACTCCATATGTCACAAGGGTTTAAATCTCACCCAAGGCACATTACACTTGGAGAGTTTAAAAAACTTGTGATGTCGGACTGCCCGCACATGCCTATCTGCCCTTCTAGATTTATCCTCGTAAGAAATGAGAAACTCCTGTGGGATCGAATTAGTCATCTCTAGGATTAATCGGACCATAAAAGctaaaaatacctagattatatataaaaaaaaagtagAACATCTTCATTTTAGACAAATTTAATATCAAATGAGTATACATTATTACTAGATTCattcctttctctcttctctatgAATTGAAGATGAATATTATAACGaacataaattattttatattaactaatatctaatttatatttacgGATAGCTAAAACAGTCGTATGCCTCTTGAAATATTTAATTCTCGTAATAATTTCAACAACTAATTCTCTATTTAATTATAGTTTATTGGAGAGGTAATATCGTTCATCTTGAGTGACTCAATATCAATCCTATGATAAAATATAGTAATTGTAGTTTAGATATTATATATGGTCATCAAAAGTTCATCATTTATGGCTAAACTATATGTATATTGATATGCTAATAACTTAAAGTTTTCAAATATATATTGTTATTATTAAGTGATATTAAAATTCTTGTTGAAAAATTATATAGGTGTCAAATgaattatataaatataatattgaTACTTAATATAATTGATGATTAGTGACTCTAGACATCTTTCTATTTTAtctattattttataaattaaattgtaGATGTTATCTAGTTGTAATTGTCTCTGGGTTCTTGTATAGAACAACGTATAAAGGCCCTATTGTGAAAATAAGCTTAATAATGTAGTTTTAAAATTagcaaatataataattttttatctcCCTACCATAAGTAGTGTAAAGTCTTGAGAGACTTGCTAATTCTGAACACTGAACATGTTCTTCAATTTAACTTTTTTTCTAAGATGACTTTAGTGGAACCGAGTGAGCTAAtgatgattttaaaagatttttattaatgatAGTTCTTTTCCCTAGCTTCTATATCGAGTTTATTGGTGTCTGACATAATTAGTTATTATATgataaatttatagaattaattgagCAAGATTGAATCTCGAAAAGACCGAGGAATTATTCTCTTATATAATGATTAgttttgatttttatgatttaTACTCTCCTAATGGTGTGAAGCAGTTGTTGTAGGGAGGACGTTAAAGTGACGGATTTTATCTTTTTTACAGTATGTTGAGTTATTGATACCCTAGGGTTATAGTGCAATGGAAGAGTATCCAGTTGTCATCCAAATATCCatggtttaatttttatttatgacgtgtttatagatattttttttctccaaatgggacgTGTAATCAGAGATACTTGACTTTTGGACTACTCACTGCAAGCACTTCCTGATTTATTTTGATGGCCGATAAAAAATTTCTATGGAGTCAGATCGATCGTCCTAGTTCGATATTATCTAACCTAGTAAATCATCtaaatttattgataattttttttacccCCAATAAAATTTGcaataaaaaaatactaaatttatCATCTCATATATTCAATGTTACCTCTGGGTTATATCGAATTTATTGATGTTAAAACATCATTAAATTAATGCAATGTGTTTCACAAACTATTTAGAACAATATTGAATATTCTTGCTCTGACACCTCTTAGTCCTATTAAAATTGCACCATTATTTATAACCACATACCTATATGTCCTTATCTCCACGCACTACACTATTCATTAGGTGATATACGGAAAATATATCATAATATTCTataattacatcaaatggataatTGATAATGCTCATTCATATTCaactatcatatatatatatatatatacattattattatttttttttgcatgaTAAGATCCAATTATTTATCTCCTCCACTTGTTCTTCTAGGTACAAATTGATAATTTTATATCTAGTCAGAGGCCGACTATTATGATCAAACTTTTGAATAGTAGACATGATGCTAAATAGTATAATAGGTGAATTTAATTGATATGATTTTTTTCTGATAACCTTATCAAACATAATTTACTTGATAAGCCTTATCCAGGGACtgatttagaaattaaaattggGAGGAGCTTGAATTTAACAAGGGGCGGGCTAGGTTGGATTTTGGGTGTGGACGGGATGAGTTTTCGTAGGGTAACTGTCTCTGCCATTTAGCTCTCCTATCATGTCTTATTGAATTTCATTTCATAtggtaatcattttttttttttgagttaatacataaattacaaaaaaaaacttttaatttgTACATTTTTTTCCATTTCATGTCAACTCTTTAACATCAATTTTAACACACACTCTGCAAGcattatgtttaaaaaataaaacaaaatattgGAATAAGGTTGAAAAAAAATGCAAATATTGTAATTTCCTATATGTTCTTGGTAGGATTTCTTTTGTGTGAAATTGTTTTATTTCCTTTCCCTGTAAAGGTGGATCAAACAAGAGGAGGTACGTGCGAGGAGCAGCTCATATCATGTGAGAATTACAGAGACATTTCGTCGAACAGGGGGACAGCCGAGCGCCCACCTTCATGACATGCCGTACGAGCCTACCCGCCGCGGGCGCCCACATCCCCTCGGGACCTGCACCGGTGCATTTACACTCGCAGTCGCCCAAACTCGCGCCCCCGTTTCCTCCTTTCTATTTACCTTCTCCCGTCTCCACCATCGCCGAAGAGCAGCGGCTAGTGATCATCCATGGGGGACCTCCATTAATGCCACCATTATTGAACGCAGACGCGCCTCGTAATTGTTGGGTTCACAGAGGACAGCAACCGTATAGTTGTCGATCCGCCACTGGCCGCCGGATGAAGACGCACTGTGCCACTCTACGTGGCTCGGGCCCTCCCTTTACGACGCGTGCATGATTGCTTCCTGCTGTAAGCTTGCGCTCATCGATCGTGTTATAAATCGCCTTCGCCGTGAAAGCGAGGCGCGCTTTGCTCCGAAGGTCGTGCACGATGACGGCCAAGCCTCGCCGGCACGCCGCCGACCGCCTCTTCgggaccggacgctcggccggggAGGAGGACCTCCCCGACCTCGACGAGGACGAGGTGCTATGGTCCGAGGAGGACGTCTGTCGCAGAGGGGTCGATCACCGGCGCTTCAAGTTAGCTGCAGGGGCGCTGTCGTTCGCCTTCGGCGACGGGAGCTCGCCGGACCGTCGTGCGGCGGCGTCGACGCCGGTGAAGGTCCCAGTTTGGCCCGGGTTCATCAAGATGGCGGCGGCGGTGGCGGTGGAAGGGGAGGAGGAGGGCGGCGGGTGGGTGCCGCCTCACGAGTACCTGGCGAGGGAGAAGGGGCGGAGTGGATCCACGTCGGTTCTCGAGGGGGCGGGACGGACGCTGAAGGGCCGCGACGTGATCCGGGTTCGCGACGCGGTTTGGAGTCGGACCGGGTTCTTTGGTTGAAACCCGAACCGTAATCTAGCACTCTTATTATCTCATGCATGCAGCGTCACTTAGATTCTGTACTAGTTAATATATCAGCATTTGAGGGCGAAATGAAATGAATCACTTCGAGTTGAATCATGACTTTGTTTTAAAACAAttgaaatgaaatgaaaattCGCACATATTTTATCCATCTTGCCTTCTAACCACTCAAAATCTCTTGTACAAATATTATCCACTGCGAAGGCTGAGCAGCGAGCACAAAGCCATGGAGTCCCTCTCTTCTCCTTCCCGTGCTCTCCCATCTCATCATCCCTTCCTCGCCCACTGCTTCACCCAGCCAAGAACAACTCCGCCGCTGCATTTTccaataaaatttcccaattacaGTCGCTACAAATTCCTCTTCCATGCTGCGTCTCCACTTCATCGAGCTCCCAAGAACACTCTCAGTGCAGTAGCAGAAGCAGCACCAGCAGGCGGTGACTTGATAGGCCTCATTCAGAACGGGTAATTGGCGATATCGTTAATATGCAGTAGCGGCAGTTAAGCATGGGTATTATTTGCGTTAAATCTGTACATGAAACTTGCAGTGTGCTGCTGCTGTCGATCTATTGGTTCGCCAATTTCGTTATTCCTGGGCTGATGAGCAAGGATTTTGAGCCAGTCGCTTCAGAAACAGAGAAGGAAACAGAGGAGGAAACGgctgaggaagaggaggaggaagtcATTCAGGGAGGAGAGATGAAACAAGGCGCGAATCTACAAGCGAATGTGAAGGCAAAGAGGAGAAGAGGCAGGAAGAAAACTGCCAGTTCAAGATGAGATTATGATAACTTAGTCATGTGCATCCCCATTGTTATATCGTCTTGTTGACCGGAGAAGACATTTTGTTGCCTTTTTTCCCCAAGAAATTAAAGATATGCTTGTTCTTTAAGTTATTGCAAATCTAGTCAAAACTTGTGTCTTATTTTTCAAAGCTATTATTGCCTTAAAGATGTGTATAATTATTGTTCTTATCAAAAGTTGAAGATGCATTATCAGTTACGCAATGAAGTAGCTTAGTGCTGACTTTTACGAAAGGATTGTTCATCTCTTAAATTTGTCTATCTAAAACAACATAAAATATGTCAGTAGATAATGAGCTCATAGAATTTAGAGGGACATAGCAGAACAGAACATGAGCTCACACAATCACGGCCCAATATTAAAGTTGACAATTGgtcaaaattattaataaaaaaatttaataaatttagattCAGAAACATTCAAACACTTGAAGCAGTGGCAAATGATCAAACGCTCTGCTGCTTCCGCAGCCGCCGCCGCTGTCGCATCTGCTTCTTCCCTTCGTCCGCCGTTTTTCACCCAAATCCAACATCACAATCAGCAGTACGTCAACGATCTCATCAGCAGCCTCTGCAAGCAGTATCGCTTCCGCGACGCCCTCGGCGCCTTCTACTCTCTCCCTCCTCACCTCCACCTCTTCCCCTCGACCTACGCCACCCTCTTCCTCGCATGCTCCGACCTCCGCTCCCTCGCCGACGTCCGACGCCTCCATCGCCACCTCGTCGCCTCCCCCTGCCTCCCCGACACCATCCTCCACAATCACATCCTCAACGCCTACGGTAAATGCGGCGCTCCCGACGATGCCCGCCGCCTGTTCGACGAAATGCCGAACAGGAATCGCGTCTCTTGGACCTCCATCATCTCTGGCTGCTCGCAGAACAGCCGCGACCTCGACGCCGTGGTGCTCTATCTCGGCATGCTCCGCTCGGGGTTGCACCCCGATCACTTCGCTCTGGGAAACGTCGTCAGAGCATGCTCCGGCCTGGCCGATGTCGAGCTGGGAAGGCAGCTCCATTGCCACGCAGTGAAATCGAACTGCGGTGGAGATAAGCTCGTACAGAATGCTCTTGTCACCATGTATGCGAGGTTGGATAGGATCGATGATGCAACTTTAGTGTTTGAATCAATTAAAGAGAAAGATCCAGTTTCATGGGGGTCGATGATTGCTGCCTTTGCTCAGCAGGGTTATGAGATGGAAGCTCTGCATCTTTTCAGAGAGATGATCTGTTCAGGTATTCATTACCCCAATGAATTCCATTTTGGCAGTGCATTTAGTGCTTGCGGAAATATCAAAAATTTGCAGTATGGTGAGCAAATGCATGGCATTTGCTACAAGTTTGGGTACGAAAGGAATGAATTTGCTGGATCTTCACTGAGTGAAATGTATGCTCAATGTGGATTGTTAGATCGCACAAAGAAGGTGTTTAATGAGATAAAAATGCCTGATCTAGTTTCATGGAATTCTATACTGAGTGCATGCTCTTCTCTAGGTCTATCTGATGAAGCATTTCAGTTGTTCTCCGAGATGAGAGATAT
This window of the Zingiber officinale cultivar Zhangliang chromosome 3B, Zo_v1.1, whole genome shotgun sequence genome carries:
- the LOC121967316 gene encoding uncharacterized protein LOC121967316 isoform X2, producing the protein MTAKPRRHAADRLFGTGRSAGEEDLPDLDEDEVLWSEEDVCRRGVDHRRFKLAAGALSFAFGDGSSPDRRAAASTPVKVPVWPGFIKMAAAVAVEGEEEGGGWVPPHEYLAREKGRSGSTSVLEGAGRTLKGRDVIRVRDAVWSRTGFFG
- the LOC121967316 gene encoding uncharacterized protein LOC121967316 isoform X1, with product MESLSSPSRALPSHHPFLAHCFTQPRTTPPLHFPIKFPNYSRYKFLFHAASPLHRAPKNTLSAVAEAAPAGGDLIGLIQNGVLLLSIYWFANFVIPGLMSKDFEPVASETEKETEEETAEEEEEEVIQGGEMKQGANLQANVKAKRRRGRKKTASSR